In Salana multivorans, a single genomic region encodes these proteins:
- a CDS encoding L-ribulose-5-phosphate 4-epimerase, which produces MLDELRRDVLKANLALPRLDLVTWTSGNVSARDPETGLVVIKPSGLQYDEMGVDDLVVVDLDGAVVHGYRGPSSDTLSHLGVYRHRADVGAVVHTHSPYATAWAAIGEPIPCCLTAMADEFGGDVPLGGYARIGTAEIGEEIVRSIGISPAIIMRQHGVFTIGSSLDKALQAAVMVEDVARTVAIARGLGTLARLSEEEIAANHSRYTTRYGTATASAGVTPAGL; this is translated from the coding sequence ATGCTTGATGAGCTACGCCGAGACGTGCTCAAGGCGAATCTCGCGCTTCCCCGCCTCGACCTCGTGACATGGACCAGCGGCAACGTCTCCGCTCGCGACCCCGAGACTGGTCTGGTCGTCATCAAACCATCCGGCCTGCAGTACGACGAGATGGGAGTAGACGACCTCGTCGTGGTCGACCTCGACGGGGCTGTCGTCCACGGCTACCGCGGACCATCCTCGGACACCCTCTCCCACCTCGGGGTCTATCGCCACCGTGCGGACGTCGGCGCCGTCGTCCACACGCACTCGCCCTACGCCACCGCGTGGGCAGCGATCGGGGAGCCCATCCCGTGCTGCCTCACGGCCATGGCCGACGAGTTCGGCGGAGACGTACCGCTCGGCGGCTACGCCAGGATCGGCACCGCCGAGATCGGGGAGGAGATCGTCCGATCCATCGGCATCTCGCCCGCGATCATCATGAGACAGCACGGCGTGTTCACCATCGGCTCCTCGCTCGACAAGGCGCTCCAGGCCGCCGTCATGGTCGAAGACGTCGCCCGGACCGTGGCCATCGCGCGCGGACTAGGAACCCTCGCAAGGCTCTCGGAGGAGGAGATCGCCGCGAACCACTCGCGATACACGACCCGGTACGGCACGGCAACGGCGAGCGCAGGAGTGACGCCCGCCGGCCTCTAG